In the genome of Candidatus Aminicenantes bacterium, the window AGGAAACATGGCGAGAGGCGATCGGCAAGTGGCGATTGGCAGGGGAAACGAGGAGAGAGGAGGAAGGGGAAAGGACAATGACACTGGAATAAGGAATGTTGTCCATGTGGTTTCAATTCAGTAGAATGAGATCATGAAAAAGTGGTTGCGGGAGCGGGTCGAGGGGATTGACCGGGTTACCAAGATCCGGGCCGAGGCCTCGACGAGGGCGTTCTATCGCCTGGAATTCAAAAACGAAACCCGGGTGGCCATGGTGTATCCGGGCCCGGAACCGGATGCAATCGAACGCATCCAACATTTCACACACTTGTACCTAAACCACGGCATCCCGGTGCCGCGAATTTACGCGGTGCTGGAAGATCGCGCCCTGCTGCAACAAGACCTGGGCGACCAGCGGTTGCAGACCGTGTTTACCCGGGGGCGGATGGCGGAGCGGCGATACCGGCTCTCGCGCGTGGCGGACATACTGGAAAAGCTGGCGCGGATTCCCCCGGAGGTCACGCTCGCCACTCTGGATCCCGACCGCATGCACTGGGAAATGGATTTTTTTATCCAGCATTTTGCTTCCCGCCTGATGGGCCTGGCCGACAGCCGCCGCCTGCAGGCGCGGCTGGTGGGCCTGGTGGAAACCATCGACTTTGCGCCGGGGTTCGCCCACCGGGATTTTCATTGCCGCAACATGATGGTACACGACGGACGCATCGTGCTGGTCGATTTCCAGGATTCCCTGCGCGCCCCCCGCGCCTATGATGCGGTATCTTTTGCCTGGGACGCTTACATGAACCTGGGCAAACTAAGAAAGCTCTTCTTGACGGACCTGGAAAAGCGGGGCCTGTTACCCGGCATGGACCAGGTGTACCTGACCGCCCTGCAGCGCAATTTGAAGGCACTGGGCACCTTCGGCTTCCAGGTCCATTCCCGCGGCAATAAAAGCTATAACCGCTACGTGGCGCGCACATTGCGTCACGTGGCAACCAATCCCCTGGCCAGGGATATGCTGGAAGACAGCCTGCCGAAGTTGACTGGTTGAGATGTTTAAGGCGAATGGCCAGGGGCATGAACCTAAGTCGAAAGTCTAAAGTTGAAAGTCGAAAGAAAAAAACCGAGGCGACCAGCCGGTCGCCCCTACGCCTGCCCTCCTGTCACCTGATACCTGTCACCTTCTTTTCAACTTTCTTGATCCCCCCCGGCATCGCTTTCCAGATGCGGATCAACAATACCAGGCCGATGACGGCAAAGGGCAGGAGAAACCAGGGCCAGGCCGTCCAGTTGCGGCTGGTGATCCAGCCCAGGGAAAAGGACTGCACCGCGGTGCCCAGGTAGACAAACCCGTCGATGATCCCCACCGCGGTGGCCGCTCCCCTACGGCCGCCGAAATCCATGGTGGCGGTGCCGGACAACAGGCCGTGGGTGCCGATCACGCACACGGAAACGCAAAACACCAGTGCACCCAGCATCCAGCCCCCGGAGAGAGAGAAGGCCATGGCCACGATGAACAGCGTCATGGATGCGTATAGGAAACCCGCGGCCGGCGCGCGGCGGGATTGGAACACCTTGTCGCTCAGGATGCCCGCCAGGTTGCCGCCGATGATGCCGGCGATCATGAGCAGCAGTCCCCAGTTGTGAAGCATGAAATCCCACCCTTTCCCCACCAGCCCGGCGGCGACTTTTTCATTGGCCAGAATGGGGAACCAGTGCATCACGCCGTTGCGCAGCACCCCGGTGCAAAATTCGATACCCGCCACGGTAAGGATAACCGGGTGGGTAAGGATGCGGCGCAAAAGCCGGCGAGTGGGGATGCGGATGTTCAGGTCTTCTCCCGATGACTCGTCTCCGGTGTCGAAATCCGCGAACCCGGCCCGGGAAGGTTGATCGCGCAGCAGGAACGTCTCTACCGCGAAAAGCAGGAAAAGCAGAACGGCGGGAGAGAAAAAGACCCACCAGGTGGCGTCGCCCCCGGCGTGGCCCTGGCCCGACACCAGGGGGGATTCCAGGATGCGCTGGGATACGTCGAAGGCGAGAAAGATTCCCGAAGAGATCATGATGCCGAAAATCCCGGAAAAGGTTCCCCTTTCCTTTACGTGGAACCAGTGGGCGTTCACCTTGACGATGGATACTGCGCCGTAGCTTTGAAAGTACATGTTCAGCGCGTAGAGCAGGGAAAAGACAAGTCGCAACGGGGCTCCGGAAGGGTCCTCCATGCCCATGACCCGCCACAGGTAGAAACCCATGGCCAGGTTGGCGCCCCCGG includes:
- a CDS encoding MFS transporter: MIHARGFRTRRFWNWFPMGLTYALLYMGRYNLTVSKNALGTLMTKVDFGWIFGIGAAVYAVSFLINGPLVDRIGGKRGILIAAFGAGGANLAMGFYLWRVMGMEDPSGAPLRLVFSLLYALNMYFQSYGAVSIVKVNAHWFHVKERGTFSGIFGIMISSGIFLAFDVSQRILESPLVSGQGHAGGDATWWVFFSPAVLLFLLFAVETFLLRDQPSRAGFADFDTGDESSGEDLNIRIPTRRLLRRILTHPVILTVAGIEFCTGVLRNGVMHWFPILANEKVAAGLVGKGWDFMLHNWGLLLMIAGIIGGNLAGILSDKVFQSRRAPAAGFLYASMTLFIVAMAFSLSGGWMLGALVFCVSVCVIGTHGLLSGTATMDFGGRRGAATAVGIIDGFVYLGTAVQSFSLGWITSRNWTAWPWFLLPFAVIGLVLLIRIWKAMPGGIKKVEKKVTGIR